The segment AGAGATCGCAGTGTTTCTTCTACTTCACTGCCTTCTATTTCTACTGTTAAAATTTCTTTTGCTTGTGCCTTACCTCTGAGTGATTCGGCTGTTCCATCGGCTACAATTCTCCCTTTATTGATGATAAGTATTCTATCACAAGTAGCTTCTACCTCTGATAAGATATGAGAGCTGAGGATAACTGTTTTTTCTTTTCCTAAGTCCTTTATGAGATTACGAATTTCTATAATTTGATTTGGATCTAGTCCCGTAGTGGGTTCATCAAGGACAAGAACTTCGGGATTATGTATCATTGCCTGTGCTAATCCCACTCTTTGTCTGTATCCTTTGGAAAGTTCCCCTATTTTTTTGTGTCTTTCTCTTTCTAATCCGCATACATCTATCATTTCGGATATACGTTGAGGAATGAGTGACTTTTGCACGCCTTGTATTTCTGCACAAAACCACAAGTAATCTATGATAGCCATATCTCCATAGAGTGGGTTGTTTTCAGGGAGATACCCAATTCTTTTTTTTATCTCTTGAGCATCTGT is part of the Chitinophagaceae bacterium genome and harbors:
- the gldA gene encoding gliding motility-associated ABC transporter ATP-binding subunit GldA produces the protein MSIIVKNLTKKYGEQKAVNNISFEVNTGEIVGFLGPNGAGKSTTMKIITCYLGATSGDVKLDNYSIKTDAQEIKKRIGYLPENNPLYGDMAIIDYLWFCAEIQGVQKSLIPQRISEMIDVCGLERERHKKIGELSKGYRQRVGLAQAMIHNPEVLVLDEPTTGLDPNQIIEIRNLIKDLGKEKTVILSSHILSEVEATCDRILIINKGRIVADGTAESLRGKAQAKEILTVEIEGSEVEETLRSLPTIESVSRVPNKQNTYIIQSKSVENSSRKAIFDACISKNWNLLGMTAQETKLEDVFREVTNEK